A part of Candidatus Bathyarchaeota archaeon genomic DNA contains:
- a CDS encoding tRNA 4-thiouridine(8) synthase ThiI, with translation MEKAKAKALALFSGGLDSSLAIKMIQEQGIAVEAITFLTPFYSARAGGFSLERAAQQLGVPLTVMRLSLDYVRQVIRKPKYGYGKHMNPCIDCHIYMLKKAKQYARQIGASFIITGEVLDERPMSQHWKALKIVEEESGLKGRLLRPLSAKLLPPTEPEKAGIVDRSKLLDIRGKSRKRQLALAKAYGITEYQSPAGGCLLTYKEFAAKLRDLLEHKKRVSITDLELLKIGRHFRLGKNKIIVGRNKEENEALLKLKGRNDYFFEAVGTGSPITLLQGPKTRQAIEKAAQLTAYYSDQKTGKVQVRCGRTKPEKTITVERPNTQQIEQLRIKVR, from the coding sequence ATGGAAAAAGCGAAAGCAAAGGCTTTGGCGCTTTTTTCCGGCGGTTTGGACAGCAGCCTCGCTATAAAAATGATTCAGGAGCAGGGCATAGCCGTCGAAGCCATAACTTTTCTTACGCCCTTCTACTCGGCTAGGGCTGGCGGCTTCAGCCTTGAAAGGGCTGCCCAGCAGTTAGGCGTGCCATTAACCGTTATGCGTCTAAGCTTGGACTATGTGCGGCAGGTTATCCGCAAACCCAAATATGGCTATGGCAAGCACATGAACCCATGCATAGACTGCCACATATACATGCTTAAAAAGGCTAAACAGTATGCACGGCAGATTGGCGCCTCCTTTATAATAACTGGTGAAGTTTTAGACGAGCGTCCCATGTCCCAGCACTGGAAAGCCCTAAAAATCGTCGAAGAAGAATCAGGCCTAAAAGGACGATTGCTGAGACCGTTGTCCGCAAAGCTTTTGCCGCCTACAGAACCCGAAAAGGCTGGAATTGTGGATAGAAGCAAGCTGCTAGACATTAGGGGTAAATCCCGCAAAAGACAGTTAGCCCTTGCAAAGGCTTATGGCATAACAGAATACCAGTCCCCAGCCGGCGGCTGCCTCCTAACCTACAAGGAGTTTGCGGCGAAACTCCGCGACTTGCTCGAACACAAAAAACGTGTCTCCATAACTGATTTAGAGCTTCTGAAAATAGGGCGCCACTTCCGCCTCGGCAAAAACAAGATTATCGTCGGAAGAAACAAGGAAGAAAACGAGGCGCTTCTAAAACTTAAGGGCAGAAACGACTATTTCTTTGAGGCGGTTGGCACAGGAAGCCCCATCACGCTTCTGCAGGGACCAAAAACAAGGCAAGCCATAGAAAAGGCGGCACAGCTAACAGCCTACTACTCAGACCAGAAGACTGGCAAAGTGCAAGTGCGCTGTGGCAGAACAAAACCAGAAAAAACCATAACAGTGGAAAGACCAAACACCCAACAAATAGAACAACTACGAATAAAAGTAAGGTAA
- a CDS encoding serine/threonine protein kinase has translation MSAEAIQAFKNLESEDFRILQVIEAAMTKHEYVPKEVIAKYSKFNEEEVTFRLEKLHKLRLIRQTKQPYLGYTLNYAGYDCLAINAFVKAGILEAFGKPLGVGKEADVYDALTPIGERIAIKFHRLGRISFRQTRRKRGWTTEDMHWLLRSRKAAEKEYEALTLVYPKGVAVPKPISQNRHAIAMSAIEGAELAQLREIPNPQKVLMEILHNIRKAYQKAGIIHADLSEYNIILKPDMHILIIDWPQYVTKDQPNAQQLLKRDIENIITYFKRKHLFETDAQQAFEYVTGKGRKPLPFKSIQNNV, from the coding sequence ATGTCAGCCGAAGCCATCCAAGCCTTCAAAAACCTCGAAAGCGAAGACTTCCGCATATTGCAGGTCATCGAAGCCGCCATGACAAAACACGAGTACGTGCCAAAAGAGGTCATCGCCAAATACTCCAAATTCAACGAGGAAGAAGTCACCTTCCGCCTCGAAAAACTACACAAGCTCCGCCTAATACGCCAGACAAAACAGCCCTACTTGGGGTATACGCTGAACTACGCGGGCTACGACTGTCTGGCGATAAACGCCTTTGTGAAAGCCGGAATCCTAGAAGCCTTCGGCAAACCACTCGGCGTGGGCAAAGAAGCCGACGTCTACGACGCTTTAACGCCGATTGGCGAGCGCATAGCCATAAAATTCCACCGCCTAGGAAGAATAAGCTTCCGCCAAACAAGACGCAAACGCGGCTGGACAACAGAAGACATGCACTGGCTACTACGCTCAAGAAAAGCTGCAGAAAAAGAATATGAAGCCTTAACACTTGTATACCCGAAAGGCGTGGCTGTTCCAAAACCCATAAGCCAAAACCGCCACGCCATAGCCATGAGCGCCATAGAAGGTGCAGAACTCGCCCAACTACGCGAAATCCCAAACCCACAGAAAGTGCTAATGGAAATTCTACACAACATCAGAAAAGCCTACCAGAAAGCCGGAATAATCCACGCAGACCTAAGCGAATACAACATCATACTAAAACCCGACATGCACATCCTCATAATCGACTGGCCACAGTATGTAACCAAAGACCAGCCTAACGCCCAGCAACTCTTGAAACGCGACATAGAAAACATAATCACCTATTTCAAGCGTAAACACCTGTTTGAAACAGACGCGCAACAAGCCTTCGAGTACGTGACAGGCAAAGGAAGAAAACCGCTACCTTTTAAGAGCATCCAAAACAATGTATAG
- a CDS encoding ribonucleoprotein has protein sequence MEPSKKPLNVLVKQLNANIAVVLKNGCEYRGKMVKCDGHMNILLEGATECREDQPVANYGNVLLRGNNILYIVLDALKR, from the coding sequence ATGGAGCCGAGTAAGAAGCCTTTGAATGTTCTTGTTAAGCAGTTAAATGCAAATATTGCTGTTGTTTTGAAGAATGGCTGTGAATATAGGGGTAAAATGGTTAAGTGTGATGGCCATATGAACATTCTCTTGGAAGGTGCAACTGAGTGCCGTGAAGATCAGCCTGTCGCCAACTATGGGAATGTTTTGCTGCGTGGCAATAACATTCTATACATTGTTTTGGATGCTCTTAAAAGGTAG
- a CDS encoding MFS transporter: MASGAQMSFPVSLMSISRELGWDISLLGQAMSLCMLSTGFSMPIVGKITDKYGSRVVILFGYAVAGVSTLLLSFVSEIWQVYLFYGVMLGFTWQSIGMVASTTLISKWFAEKKSLPLSVFQSAYPIGWFCTAPLAESLIQSYGWRNTWFLLGTVFIIIIAFSSFFIKEPRASSTKVLGNTSNEAISIKMVVKTGFFIIVGIIIMFMCGFTDMPFAQLWVPISVEWGIDEVAASYGLGYIAAMAFIGTISIGLLPKKFGYKIPFSILYFIRAVSLMLPIFFVRSMVVYYVFIVLLGLSFFGMAPIFSAWIGETFSEKILGELLGLSTFMHFLGAALGIYVFNLMNNVYGSYYPAFLLSLVLALALIVLCYLIKPPKTQN; encoded by the coding sequence ATGGCTTCAGGGGCACAGATGTCCTTCCCAGTCTCGCTTATGTCTATATCTAGGGAGCTAGGTTGGGATATATCTTTGCTAGGCCAGGCCATGAGCCTCTGCATGTTAAGTACAGGTTTTTCGATGCCTATTGTTGGTAAGATAACGGATAAATATGGTTCTAGGGTTGTCATCTTATTTGGATATGCTGTAGCTGGTGTAAGCACACTCCTTTTGTCTTTTGTTTCGGAAATTTGGCAAGTTTATCTGTTTTATGGGGTCATGTTGGGCTTTACTTGGCAGAGCATTGGTATGGTTGCTTCAACAACTTTGATATCAAAGTGGTTTGCTGAAAAGAAGAGCTTACCTTTAAGTGTTTTTCAATCTGCTTATCCGATCGGCTGGTTTTGCACAGCACCTTTAGCTGAGAGTCTTATTCAGAGTTACGGGTGGAGAAATACATGGTTTTTGCTTGGCACGGTCTTCATAATAATAATTGCTTTTTCAAGCTTTTTCATCAAAGAACCCAGGGCATCCTCTACAAAGGTTTTAGGTAATACATCGAATGAAGCAATTTCTATAAAGATGGTTGTGAAAACGGGCTTTTTTATAATTGTTGGAATTATTATCATGTTTATGTGCGGGTTTACAGACATGCCTTTTGCCCAACTTTGGGTTCCAATAAGTGTTGAGTGGGGAATAGATGAGGTTGCTGCATCATACGGGCTTGGATATATAGCTGCAATGGCGTTTATTGGAACCATATCTATAGGACTATTGCCGAAAAAGTTTGGTTATAAAATACCATTTTCAATTCTTTATTTTATTAGAGCTGTATCTTTAATGTTGCCTATATTTTTTGTTAGGTCTATGGTGGTCTATTATGTGTTTATTGTCTTGTTAGGCTTAAGCTTCTTTGGAATGGCGCCCATTTTTTCAGCTTGGATTGGAGAAACATTTAGTGAGAAGATTTTGGGTGAACTTTTGGGGCTTTCAACGTTTATGCATTTCTTGGGAGCTGCGCTTGGCATATATGTTTTTAATTTAATGAATAATGTTTATGGGAGCTACTATCCAGCTTTCCTATTAAGTTTAGTTCTTGCGTTAGCATTGATTGTTCTTTGCTATTTAATCAAACCACCTAAAACTCAAAATTAG
- a CDS encoding NAD-dependent epimerase/dehydratase family protein yields the protein MKILVTGGAGFIGHNVAIVLKNHGFEVVVLDSLERASEQAINRLKAAGVPIIKGNILNDTAVRNALVGVKVVVHAAAYISVEESLQKPAQYFRNNVAATANIAKNCLDKNVELIIYVSSAAVYGEPKHLPINEMHPTNPTSPYGLSKLMGEEVVKFYGGQGLNYVILRLFNVYGLGQTGAYAGVITNFIENAKNGKPPIIYGDGQQTRDFIHVADVAESIKKAIEKPPTGQTINIATGKPTTIKELAELIIKLSRLNLKPIFAEPRPRDIKHSCADIALAKRLLGFEPKITLEEGLKSLME from the coding sequence ATGAAGATACTTGTAACTGGTGGTGCAGGCTTTATAGGTCATAACGTGGCCATAGTCTTGAAAAACCATGGCTTTGAGGTAGTTGTCCTTGACAGTTTGGAAAGGGCTTCGGAGCAAGCCATAAATAGGCTGAAGGCCGCTGGTGTGCCTATAATAAAAGGCAATATCCTCAACGATACGGCTGTCAGAAATGCCTTGGTTGGGGTTAAGGTTGTTGTGCATGCGGCCGCGTACATAAGTGTTGAAGAATCCCTTCAAAAACCGGCACAATACTTTAGGAATAATGTTGCAGCCACCGCGAACATTGCTAAAAACTGTTTAGACAAAAATGTTGAGCTCATAATTTACGTGAGCAGCGCAGCCGTTTATGGCGAGCCTAAACACCTTCCCATAAATGAAATGCATCCAACAAATCCCACATCGCCATATGGCTTATCAAAACTAATGGGTGAGGAAGTCGTAAAATTCTATGGGGGACAAGGCCTAAACTATGTTATATTGCGGTTGTTTAACGTTTATGGACTGGGGCAGACAGGTGCCTATGCTGGGGTAATAACAAACTTCATAGAAAATGCCAAAAACGGAAAGCCTCCTATAATCTATGGTGACGGGCAGCAGACAAGGGATTTTATTCATGTGGCCGACGTGGCTGAATCTATAAAAAAAGCCATAGAAAAACCTCCAACGGGTCAAACAATTAACATAGCCACGGGAAAGCCAACAACCATAAAGGAGCTTGCCGAACTCATTATCAAGCTTTCAAGGCTGAACTTGAAACCAATCTTCGCCGAGCCGCGTCCAAGAGATATAAAACACAGCTGTGCAGACATAGCTTTGGCTAAAAGGCTTTTGGGCTTTGAACCGAAAATAACACTGGAGGAAGGCCTAAAAAGTCTCATGGAGTGA
- a CDS encoding polysaccharide pyruvyl transferase family protein, producing MKKLEKLKNQKKIFLISKMKIVIACCWSYYNKGDAAIALATIKLIQKIVPNVEITMLAFDHHSFIKHKKELGDSIKVLPMPSITDSLQPLRVLFGTASRVALKGLFGPLFLILSLALMPLLKLFDSQLKCTLRSIDDSHLVIIVGGNYLYSHFGFYIHAIPIVYAKFLRKKKTVMLGHSIGPFEDALSRTVARIILYRMNLVTYREELSSLYVRKNLNVNAPNMFVSCDMSFFLQSPKTTCEVLESQPRVGITVRKWLFNQPNLYKRYIDSITQTAFNLMKDGFEVYLIPFSYIGGGEDDLGPCKIIYSKLSTIYPKKVYLLNVKEESPTSLVKIMGKLGLHIFIGTRMHSVIMASLARIPSIIISYQHFKAHGISQQLGLHNYVISIENITPHRLMTCVEKLLKHYERERTNLIMTIQQLKKINERKICSALLSLIHVD from the coding sequence TTGAAAAAGTTAGAAAAACTCAAGAACCAAAAGAAAATTTTTCTAATCAGTAAAATGAAAATAGTAATAGCTTGCTGTTGGTCCTACTATAACAAAGGCGACGCCGCTATTGCCCTCGCCACCATAAAGCTAATTCAGAAGATTGTGCCAAACGTAGAAATAACGATGTTGGCTTTTGACCACCATAGCTTTATAAAACACAAAAAGGAATTGGGAGATTCCATCAAAGTTTTGCCAATGCCATCTATCACAGATTCATTGCAGCCCCTACGAGTATTGTTTGGTACAGCATCACGCGTTGCTTTAAAAGGATTATTCGGGCCCCTCTTTTTGATACTGAGTTTAGCGTTGATGCCTCTTTTAAAATTGTTTGACAGTCAACTCAAATGTACTCTTCGCAGTATAGATGATTCTCACCTAGTTATAATAGTTGGTGGAAATTACCTTTACTCTCATTTCGGCTTTTACATACATGCGATTCCGATAGTTTACGCAAAATTTTTAAGGAAAAAGAAAACAGTGATGCTTGGTCATAGCATCGGACCATTTGAAGATGCTCTTAGCCGCACTGTTGCACGCATAATTCTGTATCGTATGAATCTCGTAACTTATCGTGAAGAGCTCTCATCTTTATATGTCCGAAAAAACCTTAATGTAAATGCTCCAAACATGTTTGTCTCATGTGATATGTCCTTTTTTCTACAGTCGCCAAAAACCACCTGTGAAGTTCTTGAAAGCCAACCTAGAGTTGGAATAACTGTTCGCAAATGGCTCTTTAATCAGCCTAACTTATATAAAAGATATATAGACAGCATTACACAAACCGCCTTCAACTTAATGAAGGATGGATTTGAGGTTTATCTAATACCATTCAGTTATATCGGGGGAGGGGAAGACGATTTAGGTCCATGCAAGATCATATACAGCAAACTTTCTACTATATATCCCAAAAAAGTATATTTATTGAATGTAAAAGAAGAATCACCAACTTCATTAGTCAAAATAATGGGAAAACTCGGGTTACATATTTTCATAGGAACACGAATGCACTCTGTGATCATGGCCTCTTTAGCAAGAATACCATCAATTATAATCTCCTACCAACATTTCAAGGCGCATGGCATATCTCAACAATTAGGACTACATAACTATGTTATCAGCATTGAAAATATAACTCCTCATAGATTAATGACTTGCGTAGAAAAATTGCTTAAACATTATGAGCGAGAAAGAACAAACCTCATAATGACAATTCAACAACTCAAAAAGATTAATGAACGCAAAATATGTTCTGCATTATTATCATTGATACACGTTGATTAA